A window of Verrucomicrobiota bacterium contains these coding sequences:
- the thiE gene encoding thiamine phosphate synthase: protein MKPLGDCRLYTFIDSAYLEGRLPVEIARALVDGGSDLVQLRAKDWSPDRILKVAEAIQPILHAGSVGLVINDHPEIARACGADFCHLGQEDFFEAGHRSADDARGSGAVWRLGLSSHAPEQALRAVQARADYVAIGPVYATGTKPGALPVTLEYVRWAAANLTIPWFAIGGIDGERLAAVLEAGARRICVVSAILKAPDVAQACRAFRKRLESKAT from the coding sequence GTGAAACCCCTCGGCGATTGCCGGCTCTACACCTTCATCGATTCGGCGTATCTGGAGGGCAGGTTGCCCGTCGAAATTGCGCGCGCCCTTGTGGACGGAGGGTCCGACCTCGTTCAGTTGCGGGCCAAGGACTGGTCTCCGGACAGGATCTTGAAGGTGGCGGAGGCGATCCAGCCGATTCTCCACGCGGGAAGCGTGGGGCTGGTGATCAACGATCATCCCGAGATTGCCCGGGCGTGCGGCGCGGATTTTTGCCACCTGGGGCAAGAGGATTTCTTCGAGGCGGGTCATCGATCTGCCGATGACGCGCGTGGTTCAGGGGCAGTCTGGCGGCTGGGGCTGAGTTCACACGCGCCCGAACAGGCCCTTCGCGCGGTTCAAGCCAGGGCGGACTACGTCGCCATCGGTCCTGTGTATGCGACAGGCACGAAGCCCGGCGCCCTCCCCGTGACCCTGGAGTATGTCCGGTGGGCGGCGGCCAACCTCACGATTCCGTGGTTTGCCATCGGAGGGATTGATGGGGAACGACTCGCGGCGGTGCTGGAGGCTGGCGCCCGGCGGATTTGTGTCGTCTCGGCGATCCTCAAGGCTCCGGATGTGGCTCAAGCTTGCCGTGCCTTTCGGAAACGCTTAGAGTCCAAGGCTACATGA
- a CDS encoding VPDSG-CTERM sorting domain-containing protein, which produces MKKHLCSWVAGVSLAILTSHAAKVSVTFPEVDGPLFSTGFRLPPAAVSTELFSLPPGAAISSATLEGTFGATSTFVGSTAHHALLIDGVVFGGTGIVVPDPFSSVVPFSFTLPNVAGVLDGLLDGDATLSYIQTSPFRVRFSETTLTIEYDVVGVPDAGSTAALLALAGVVAIRRRRR; this is translated from the coding sequence ATGAAAAAGCATCTTTGTTCATGGGTTGCAGGAGTGAGTCTGGCCATCCTAACTTCCCACGCCGCTAAGGTTTCGGTTACATTTCCGGAAGTGGACGGTCCTTTATTTTCGACCGGCTTCCGTTTGCCTCCCGCGGCTGTGTCGACAGAACTGTTTTCGCTTCCTCCGGGAGCCGCGATCTCTTCTGCAACGTTGGAAGGCACTTTTGGGGCGACATCAACATTCGTCGGAAGTACGGCGCATCATGCGCTTTTGATTGATGGAGTGGTGTTCGGAGGCACCGGCATCGTTGTTCCCGATCCTTTTTCCTCGGTTGTTCCTTTCAGTTTCACGTTGCCCAATGTTGCTGGAGTCTTGGACGGCTTGTTGGACGGTGACGCCACACTCTCCTACATCCAAACGTCTCCTTTCAGGGTTCGGTTCAGCGAGACCACTTTGACCATCGAATACGATGTCGTGGGCGTGCCGGATGCGGGTTCGACCGCCGCCTTGCTCGCGCTGGCCGGAGTGGTGGCGATTCGCCGCCGACGCCGCTAA
- a CDS encoding c-type cytochrome, translated as MKDRFPQLEGDKSTILRDSLRRVAACPVLAWGKRAFLVSWGLALAVGVVRGAESSNDAEAQKLAIAIEALDRLKGVDLESNTAVKSAVYKVLSQTRGRPQFLEIVRDFKIKDQDAELLKLALKHPDNATGVESLRIILDHGSTDLVKGVLQGTNASQAISLTRLAGNTEANQIGALLQPLVQNAHFDPPLRQEAVRSLARVESGAASLIASAIQGRLVEDLKPLAAAELSKIRWLDLRAEAAKVLPPVPAETEKKLPPVAELLARKGDPVRGAKIYRRDEVGCIKCHQVGQEGVDFGPGLTEIGDKLGKDALYEAILNPSAGVSFGFEAWALELKNGDEPFGLLASETVDQISIKAQTGIVTRYPKSEVIRKEQQKLSIMPAGLDQAMTVEELVDLVEYLTTLKKSP; from the coding sequence ATGAAGGATCGGTTCCCGCAGTTGGAAGGAGACAAGTCCACCATCCTGCGCGACTCCTTGCGACGGGTGGCGGCATGCCCTGTCCTTGCCTGGGGGAAACGTGCATTTCTGGTTTCATGGGGCTTGGCTCTGGCTGTGGGCGTCGTTCGTGGCGCGGAGAGTTCCAACGATGCGGAGGCGCAAAAGCTGGCCATTGCCATCGAGGCGCTCGACCGCTTGAAGGGCGTCGATTTGGAATCCAACACCGCGGTCAAAAGCGCGGTCTACAAGGTCCTCAGCCAGACCCGGGGACGCCCCCAGTTCCTGGAGATCGTTCGCGACTTCAAGATCAAGGACCAGGACGCCGAGTTGCTTAAGTTGGCCCTGAAGCATCCGGACAACGCCACGGGCGTCGAGTCATTGCGGATCATCCTGGATCATGGTTCGACCGATCTGGTGAAAGGCGTGTTGCAGGGCACCAATGCTTCGCAAGCGATCAGTTTGACCAGGCTCGCGGGCAATACGGAAGCGAACCAAATCGGCGCGTTGCTGCAACCGCTGGTTCAGAACGCCCACTTCGATCCGCCCTTGCGCCAGGAAGCCGTCCGCTCGCTCGCCCGCGTGGAATCCGGCGCCGCCAGCCTCATCGCGTCGGCCATCCAGGGGCGCCTCGTGGAGGACCTGAAACCTTTGGCTGCGGCGGAGTTAAGCAAGATCCGCTGGCTGGACCTTCGGGCGGAGGCTGCCAAGGTGCTGCCTCCCGTCCCTGCCGAAACCGAGAAGAAGCTGCCTCCCGTCGCCGAACTGTTAGCCCGGAAAGGTGATCCTGTTCGCGGCGCCAAGATTTACCGGCGGGACGAGGTGGGTTGCATCAAGTGCCATCAGGTGGGCCAGGAAGGTGTGGATTTCGGTCCGGGTCTCACGGAGATCGGCGACAAACTTGGAAAGGACGCGCTTTACGAGGCCATTCTTAATCCCAGCGCTGGAGTTTCCTTCGGGTTTGAGGCTTGGGCGTTGGAACTCAAGAACGGCGATGAACCTTTCGGCTTGCTTGCCAGTGAGACCGTGGACCAGATCTCGATCAAGGCGCAAACCGGCATTGTCACCCGCTATCCGAAGTCGGAAGTGATCCGGAAAGAGCAGCAAAAACTTTCCATCATGCCCGCCGGTTTGGATCAAGCGATGACGGTGGAGGAATTGGTGGATTTGGTCGAATACCTGACCACCCTCAAGAAGTCGCCGTGA
- the glpK gene encoding glycerol kinase GlpK, with protein sequence MKYVLALDQGTTSSRAILFDQSGGMIAVAQREFGQFFPQPGWVEHDAMEIWSSQAAVAREALEKAGSTATDVAAIGITNQRETTVVWDRDSGRPIAPAIVWQDRRTAEHCDRLRKKGWAAVIRRKTGLVVDAYFSATKVQWLLKHIPGAAAKARQGRLAFGTIDAWLIWNLTGGRCHVTDASNASRTMLFNLKTGDWDDDLLRLFGVPRSMLPEVRDSSEVVGSTSVLGGETPIAGMAGDQQAALFGQGCWKPGMVKNTYGTGCFMLMQTGEKPMTSKNQLLTTVAWRLGGRLEYALEGSIFIAGAVVQWLRDGLGLIRSSAEIEALAAQVADNGGVYFVPAFAGLGAPHWDQYARGVIAGLTRGVTRAHVARAALEGIAYQVADVLAAMEKDAGLRLRELRVDGGACVNNLLMQFQSDLLGTRVVRPRVAETTALGAAYLAGLAVGFFKDRGALSRQWQAETVFKPRMTAAKRGQLRAEWKRALDRASGWAR encoded by the coding sequence ATGAAGTACGTTCTCGCGCTGGATCAGGGAACCACGAGTTCTCGAGCCATTTTGTTTGATCAATCCGGAGGGATGATCGCGGTTGCGCAACGGGAATTTGGCCAGTTCTTCCCCCAGCCCGGCTGGGTTGAGCATGACGCCATGGAGATTTGGTCCAGCCAGGCGGCTGTCGCCCGGGAGGCTCTCGAGAAGGCGGGGTCCACCGCGACGGACGTGGCCGCCATCGGCATCACGAATCAACGCGAGACGACAGTGGTCTGGGATCGCGACTCGGGACGTCCGATCGCCCCCGCCATCGTCTGGCAGGACCGTCGCACGGCGGAGCATTGTGACCGGCTGCGGAAAAAGGGATGGGCGGCGGTGATCCGGCGGAAAACCGGTTTGGTGGTGGATGCCTATTTTTCGGCGACAAAAGTGCAGTGGCTTCTGAAACACATTCCAGGCGCCGCCGCGAAAGCCAGGCAGGGACGGCTCGCGTTCGGCACGATCGACGCCTGGTTGATCTGGAATTTGACCGGGGGACGCTGCCACGTCACGGATGCGAGCAATGCATCCCGCACCATGCTTTTCAATCTCAAGACTGGGGATTGGGACGACGACTTGCTGCGCCTTTTCGGGGTGCCGAGGTCCATGCTCCCTGAGGTTCGGGACTCGAGCGAGGTCGTGGGTTCGACTTCCGTGTTGGGAGGGGAAACGCCCATCGCGGGCATGGCGGGTGATCAGCAAGCGGCGTTGTTTGGCCAGGGGTGTTGGAAGCCCGGGATGGTGAAGAACACTTATGGCACGGGCTGTTTCATGCTTATGCAGACCGGCGAGAAGCCCATGACCTCGAAGAATCAACTCCTGACGACGGTGGCCTGGCGATTGGGAGGGCGTTTGGAATACGCGTTGGAAGGAAGCATTTTTATCGCAGGAGCGGTCGTGCAGTGGTTAAGGGATGGATTGGGGCTCATTCGGTCCTCCGCGGAAATCGAGGCTCTGGCGGCCCAGGTGGCGGACAATGGCGGGGTGTATTTCGTTCCGGCTTTTGCGGGGCTTGGCGCGCCGCATTGGGATCAGTATGCCCGGGGGGTGATCGCGGGATTGACCCGGGGTGTGACCCGGGCGCATGTCGCCCGCGCCGCCTTGGAAGGCATCGCCTACCAGGTTGCCGATGTGCTCGCCGCGATGGAAAAAGATGCCGGGCTTCGACTGAGGGAATTGCGGGTCGATGGCGGGGCCTGCGTCAACAATCTGTTGATGCAATTTCAAAGCGACTTGCTGGGGACGCGGGTTGTGCGTCCCAGAGTTGCTGAGACCACCGCGTTGGGTGCGGCTTATTTGGCGGGATTAGCCGTCGGCTTCTTCAAGGATCGCGGTGCCTTGTCCCGCCAATGGCAAGCCGAGACCGTGTTCAAGCCGCGCATGACGGCCGCGAAACGCGGACAGTTGCGGGCGGAATGGAAACGCGCGCTCGATCGGGCTTCCGGTTGGGCGCGTTAA
- a CDS encoding c-type cytochrome, with protein MMCRWLALGIPMAVGGLCTWLAGQPGATAQTDPASRIERGRQLYATHCFACHQINGEGVPGVFPPLAKSDFLAADLERSIRAVLEGLTGEITVNGQKYAGAMPPTVANDQEVADIFTFILQSWGNSGGEVGPETVTRIRSRTAFPTFEKLQEANVYPPLPAAPKGFTLREVVRLPQKGVRMASDGKGNSLYILTEQGDVWRLEPSLGSLTQVLWGDRYLEKRPGDLGGPLFVLGLAMDKQNRLYIASNQQNESSLPVQNIVTVYRTDPIVKGLVPPPGPWFQTNYPGNAAYVHGVEHIAFGPDGFLYVGNGARTDAGQTGKDRRWHGEGETPITACLWRIDPKTSPPTMEIYARGIRNAYGFCWNDRGEMFATENGPDADAPEELNLIERGRHYGFPYQFADWKRKAYGHTPDPPPGLEPTFPIPNLGPDGGFAGQPLYTFDPHSGPGGIVFLGGDFPEDYRGTFFITRFGNFIRTPKDNVGFDVLQARLRKGENGQYEARIHTLLAPLGRPIDIHLSGKGTIFICEYSRGTNSASSYAPPGRILELKAKLE; from the coding sequence ATGATGTGTCGATGGCTGGCTCTGGGGATTCCAATGGCCGTGGGCGGGCTGTGCACTTGGCTCGCGGGACAACCCGGGGCTACGGCCCAAACCGATCCCGCCTCACGCATCGAGCGAGGACGGCAACTCTATGCCACGCATTGTTTCGCGTGCCACCAGATCAACGGAGAAGGAGTGCCCGGCGTGTTCCCGCCGCTCGCGAAATCCGACTTTTTGGCGGCGGACCTGGAAAGAAGCATTCGTGCGGTCTTGGAGGGACTCACCGGCGAGATCACGGTCAATGGGCAGAAATACGCCGGCGCCATGCCGCCCACGGTCGCCAATGACCAGGAGGTGGCGGATATCTTCACCTTCATTTTGCAAAGTTGGGGGAATTCCGGGGGCGAGGTGGGCCCGGAAACGGTGACGCGCATTCGCAGTCGCACGGCGTTTCCAACCTTCGAGAAACTCCAAGAGGCCAACGTCTATCCCCCACTTCCAGCCGCCCCGAAGGGATTCACCCTGCGCGAAGTGGTTCGACTGCCCCAAAAAGGCGTCCGCATGGCCAGCGACGGGAAAGGAAACTCGCTCTACATCCTCACGGAACAAGGAGATGTGTGGCGGCTCGAACCCTCCCTCGGCAGCCTCACCCAGGTCCTCTGGGGCGATCGCTATCTGGAAAAACGCCCAGGAGATCTCGGCGGACCCCTGTTCGTGCTGGGGTTGGCCATGGACAAGCAGAACCGGCTTTACATCGCCTCCAACCAACAGAACGAATCCTCCTTGCCGGTGCAGAATATCGTCACGGTGTACCGCACGGACCCCATCGTCAAAGGACTCGTGCCTCCGCCCGGTCCCTGGTTCCAAACGAATTACCCGGGCAACGCCGCCTATGTTCACGGGGTCGAGCACATCGCCTTTGGCCCGGACGGTTTTCTGTATGTGGGCAACGGAGCGCGCACCGATGCGGGACAGACCGGGAAAGATCGCCGATGGCACGGCGAGGGCGAAACCCCCATCACGGCCTGCCTGTGGCGGATCGATCCCAAGACTTCCCCCCCAACCATGGAGATCTATGCTCGAGGCATTCGCAACGCCTACGGTTTCTGCTGGAACGATCGCGGTGAGATGTTCGCGACCGAAAACGGTCCGGATGCAGACGCGCCCGAGGAATTAAACTTGATCGAGCGAGGCCGGCATTACGGCTTCCCCTATCAGTTTGCCGACTGGAAAAGAAAGGCCTACGGGCACACGCCGGATCCGCCGCCGGGGTTGGAGCCGACGTTCCCCATCCCCAATCTGGGCCCCGACGGGGGATTTGCCGGCCAGCCCCTTTACACGTTCGATCCGCATTCGGGGCCGGGCGGCATCGTGTTCTTGGGCGGCGATTTTCCCGAGGATTACCGAGGCACTTTTTTCATCACGCGTTTCGGCAATTTCATTCGCACTCCGAAAGACAATGTCGGTTTCGACGTGCTTCAAGCCAGGCTCCGCAAGGGCGAGAACGGCCAGTATGAGGCCCGCATCCATACCTTGCTCGCGCCTCTGGGCCGGCCCATTGATATTCACCTCAGCGGAAAGGGCACGATCTTTATCTGCGAGTATTCGCGAGGCACCAACAGCGCGTCCTCCTATGCTCCTCCCGGGAGAATCCTGGAACTGAAGGCGAAGCTCGAGTAG
- a CDS encoding glycosyltransferase family 4 protein: MTPTSSPTRLAVLVNGSIGSIEWIRATQHLGFTSNDSTLLLVRRGGSLSTWISWIQECQRFRPELLYVINTASPGVPFALWRKLVGNIPFVLDTGDLVFEMARRSGIEPAAKWPILWAGEQAGWHACETLVVRSECFRQHLHELGFHHAMTLPDGFAPPPELTDRFAIQSLRRKLGLGGFLVAGVMGSLIHSPKLNLCYGWDLISALPMLTDLPFRALIVGDGPGRPWLEKLALRLSVQDRVVFAGRVPYAELHHYLQLMDVAISTQTNNLPGRVRTTGKLPEYMAAGRFILASKVGEAARVLPEPMLIDYEGDVDLNYPKRLAERLRGVAGDPEKARVMGTSNRALAEKHFGKETLQSALRGILARNAKR; this comes from the coding sequence ATGACGCCAACTTCGAGCCCAACCCGGCTTGCCGTGCTCGTCAACGGATCAATCGGATCAATCGAATGGATTCGCGCCACCCAGCATCTCGGCTTCACTTCCAACGACTCAACCCTGTTGCTGGTTCGACGCGGCGGATCGCTTTCCACTTGGATTTCCTGGATCCAAGAATGCCAGCGTTTTCGTCCCGAGTTGCTCTATGTGATCAACACCGCCAGTCCGGGAGTGCCGTTCGCGTTGTGGAGAAAACTCGTTGGGAACATCCCGTTCGTCCTCGACACAGGCGACCTCGTTTTCGAAATGGCGCGGAGAAGCGGCATCGAACCCGCCGCCAAATGGCCCATCCTCTGGGCGGGCGAGCAAGCAGGGTGGCACGCGTGCGAAACGCTGGTCGTGCGAAGCGAATGCTTCCGCCAGCACCTCCACGAACTGGGATTCCATCACGCGATGACCTTGCCCGATGGCTTCGCACCGCCCCCGGAACTCACGGACCGCTTCGCCATCCAATCGCTTCGACGGAAGCTCGGACTTGGTGGCTTCCTGGTGGCCGGCGTCATGGGATCCTTGATTCACAGTCCGAAGCTGAACCTCTGTTACGGATGGGACCTCATCAGCGCTCTCCCCATGCTGACAGACCTGCCCTTTCGGGCCTTGATCGTCGGGGATGGGCCGGGGCGCCCATGGCTTGAGAAACTCGCCCTCCGCCTCAGCGTGCAGGATCGTGTGGTGTTCGCCGGAAGGGTGCCTTACGCGGAACTTCACCATTACCTTCAGCTGATGGACGTCGCCATTTCCACGCAGACCAACAACCTGCCCGGCCGGGTTCGCACGACAGGAAAACTGCCCGAGTACATGGCTGCGGGTCGATTCATCCTGGCGTCCAAGGTCGGCGAAGCAGCGCGGGTGCTCCCCGAACCGATGCTGATTGATTACGAAGGTGACGTGGACTTGAACTATCCGAAGCGCCTGGCAGAGCGATTACGCGGAGTCGCCGGCGATCCCGAAAAGGCGCGTGTCATGGGGACCAGCAACCGGGCCTTGGCAGAGAAGCATTTCGGAAAGGAGACTCTGCAATCGGCCCTGCGTGGAATTTTGGCGCGCAACGCGAAACGATAG
- a CDS encoding sugar kinase, with the protein MSVLVVGSTALDSIKTPTRENPRLLGGSASHAAVAASFFAPTKLVGIVGADFPPRYRALYRKHGIDLEGLQQTGGKTFHWSGEYELNMNHRRTLATELGVFETFSPRLPDRHRDTPYVLLANIAPSLQLHVLSQVNRPRFIVADTMDLWLNIALPDLLRLLKKIDAFVLNDSEARQLAGTENLLTALRKIHRLGPKFVIIKKGEHGALLSGPSGLFVAPAFPLENVIDPTGAGDSFVGGLLGYLAGCKGSIEKNLRQAIVHGSVVASFCCEGFGLTRTTKVSRSDIDARVRAYREATEA; encoded by the coding sequence ATGAGCGTACTCGTCGTTGGATCCACCGCACTCGATTCCATCAAGACTCCGACCCGTGAGAACCCGCGATTGCTGGGTGGTTCCGCCAGCCACGCCGCTGTGGCCGCGAGCTTTTTTGCTCCGACCAAACTGGTTGGAATCGTGGGGGCGGATTTCCCCCCCCGTTATCGGGCTCTTTACCGCAAGCATGGGATCGATCTGGAAGGACTGCAACAAACCGGGGGCAAGACATTCCACTGGTCGGGCGAATATGAGCTCAACATGAATCACCGACGCACGCTGGCCACCGAGTTGGGGGTTTTTGAGACTTTTTCTCCGCGCCTTCCCGACCGGCATCGAGACACTCCGTATGTGCTCCTTGCCAACATCGCACCTTCCCTTCAGTTGCACGTCCTGAGCCAGGTGAACCGCCCGCGTTTCATCGTGGCCGACACGATGGATCTTTGGCTCAACATCGCGCTGCCGGATTTGCTGCGCCTGCTGAAGAAGATCGATGCCTTCGTTCTCAACGACAGCGAGGCCCGGCAGTTGGCCGGCACCGAGAATCTGCTGACCGCATTGCGCAAGATTCATCGATTGGGTCCGAAGTTTGTCATCATCAAGAAGGGGGAGCACGGCGCCTTGTTGTCCGGGCCTTCGGGTTTATTCGTGGCTCCTGCATTTCCGCTCGAGAACGTCATCGATCCCACCGGGGCGGGAGATTCGTTTGTCGGAGGACTGCTCGGCTATCTCGCCGGCTGCAAAGGCTCCATCGAGAAAAACCTTCGCCAGGCGATCGTGCATGGCAGCGTCGTGGCCTCGTTTTGTTGCGAAGGATTCGGTCTGACGCGAACAACCAAGGTCAGCCGGTCGGACATCGACGCGCGCGTGCGGGCCTATCGTGAGGCGACGGAGGCTTAG
- a CDS encoding aquaporin family protein, producing the protein MSLFAAEFIGTMLLILLGSGVVANVVLTRSKGAGSGWIVITTGWALAVTLAVYCVGSASGGHLNPAVTLGLASIGKLAWAKVPTYLAAQLLGAMTGSVLVWLAYLPHWAATQDPATKLAVFCTAPACRHAVGNVMSEVIGTFVLVLGALAVASPANLVPGSGFDKGLGPALIGLIVWSIGLSLGGPTGYAINPVRDFGPRLAHALLPIAGKGGSDWGYAWVPILGPILGGIAGAQFYVYFWNP; encoded by the coding sequence ATGTCTCTTTTTGCCGCGGAGTTTATCGGCACCATGCTCCTCATCCTTCTGGGAAGTGGTGTGGTCGCCAACGTTGTGTTAACACGTTCGAAAGGCGCTGGATCAGGCTGGATCGTGATCACCACCGGCTGGGCGCTGGCTGTGACCCTTGCGGTCTATTGTGTGGGTTCCGCTAGCGGAGGGCACCTCAATCCGGCCGTGACGCTTGGGCTTGCCTCCATTGGGAAATTGGCCTGGGCGAAGGTTCCCACGTATCTGGCCGCCCAACTGCTTGGGGCGATGACGGGATCGGTGCTGGTGTGGCTCGCGTACTTGCCTCACTGGGCGGCTACCCAAGATCCTGCAACTAAATTAGCGGTCTTTTGCACGGCACCCGCTTGCCGCCATGCGGTCGGAAACGTCATGTCGGAGGTGATCGGTACGTTCGTGTTGGTACTGGGGGCCTTGGCGGTCGCTTCGCCCGCCAACTTGGTTCCAGGTTCGGGGTTCGACAAAGGTCTGGGGCCGGCGCTGATCGGTTTGATCGTGTGGTCCATTGGATTGTCGCTTGGCGGCCCCACGGGTTACGCCATCAATCCGGTTCGCGATTTCGGTCCGAGACTGGCTCACGCTCTCCTTCCGATCGCGGGCAAAGGCGGTTCGGATTGGGGATACGCCTGGGTGCCGATTTTAGGACCCATTCTGGGAGGCATCGCTGGGGCTCAGTTTTACGTTTATTTTTGGAATCCATGA